One genomic region from Microcella humidisoli encodes:
- a CDS encoding TetR/AcrR family transcriptional regulator, giving the protein MTPPRDALSHDRVLQAALALADAHGLDALSMRRLGAELGVEAMSLYRHVASKEALLDAMVDAIVRGWIDEHDASITDWRARLAAVMHRAHDSLMARPWAVELVANRPSVGDGRLRYAETITTALLDAGFTAQLAHHGLHIVDGTIMGFTAQQARRPSAVALGDRVRELYDGALASEYPGITRTIREHHDHDEEYALMVDLVIEGLARLRDGRMPARTGVGADYAIARA; this is encoded by the coding sequence ATGACCCCGCCCCGGGATGCCCTGAGCCACGACCGCGTGCTGCAGGCCGCGCTCGCCCTCGCCGACGCGCACGGTCTCGACGCGCTCAGCATGCGTCGCCTCGGCGCCGAGTTGGGGGTGGAGGCGATGTCGCTGTACCGCCACGTCGCGAGCAAGGAGGCCCTGCTCGATGCGATGGTCGATGCGATCGTGCGCGGCTGGATCGATGAGCACGATGCGAGCATCACCGACTGGCGAGCTCGGCTGGCGGCCGTCATGCACCGCGCACACGACTCGCTCATGGCACGGCCCTGGGCCGTCGAGCTCGTGGCGAACCGCCCGAGCGTGGGCGACGGCCGGCTGCGCTACGCCGAAACGATCACCACCGCCCTGCTCGACGCCGGGTTCACTGCCCAGCTTGCCCACCACGGGCTGCACATCGTCGACGGCACCATCATGGGGTTCACGGCCCAGCAGGCCCGGCGGCCGTCCGCCGTGGCCCTCGGCGACCGGGTGAGGGAGCTCTACGATGGGGCGCTCGCGAGTGAGTACCCGGGCATCACGCGCACGATCCGCGAGCACCACGACCACGACGAGGAGTACGCGCTCATGGTCGATCTCGTGATCGAGGGCCTCGCGCGGCTGCGGGATGGCCGAATGCCGGCGCGAACCGGCGTGGGCGCGGACTACGCGATCGCGCGCGCCTGA
- the cofC gene encoding 2-phospho-L-lactate guanylyltransferase codes for MSRWTVIVPVRGTARSKTRLCLAGFDSSMLGAAFGLDVAEAAATATLVQHVVVTTASPYLAAAAADRGARGLLDDGPGTLNEVVSRAVDRVRTANPLANVAVLMGDVAMVTPADIDQSLTMAAKHSRAFVADRDDEGTVMLTARKGYPHRPRFGQASRSAHLAAGYCEIVLDEEARIRHDVDTSSDLAVAFRRGMGSEVTRLLTTELRGESALT; via the coding sequence ATGTCGCGCTGGACCGTCATCGTGCCGGTGCGCGGTACTGCCCGTTCGAAGACACGGCTCTGCCTGGCCGGCTTTGACTCCTCGATGCTCGGCGCCGCCTTCGGACTCGATGTGGCTGAAGCGGCCGCGACGGCGACGTTGGTTCAGCACGTCGTGGTGACGACGGCGTCTCCCTACCTCGCAGCGGCCGCTGCCGATCGGGGAGCACGCGGACTTCTCGACGACGGGCCAGGCACTCTCAACGAGGTGGTCTCGCGGGCGGTCGATCGGGTGCGAACGGCCAACCCTCTTGCCAACGTTGCGGTCCTCATGGGGGACGTGGCGATGGTCACCCCAGCAGACATCGACCAGTCGTTGACGATGGCGGCCAAGCACTCCCGCGCATTCGTCGCCGACCGTGACGACGAGGGCACGGTCATGCTCACCGCACGAAAGGGATACCCGCACCGACCGAGGTTCGGTCAGGCCTCCCGCTCGGCGCACCTGGCCGCGGGCTACTGCGAGATCGTGCTCGATGAGGAGGCCCGCATTCGCCACGACGTCGACACCTCCAGCGACCTTGCTGTTGCCTTCAGGCGGGGTATGGGATCTGAAGTGACCCGCCTGTTGACCACCGAGTTGCGTGGCGAGTCTGCGCTGACCTAG
- a CDS encoding DODA-type extradiol aromatic ring-opening family dioxygenase — MAQLVMAAATPHNPLLWRTMHEPMPDDLRGVADNFALIGRTMRELGVDVIVEVGTDHVRQFYSDNCPAFIIGKADSYHGTFENEVRTFGMEYCEVQGHRELADHIAGRTVLTDAIDFAVSHEWRLDHGFIIPLAYTTPDFDIPVVPIHVNATLPPLPRPERFAVLGRHIAESVRTWESDARVALLTSGHMATEIGGPRQFMGAGSPDPDFDRDAVRWFRDGDLEAAIAGCTYERIMAAGNVTYQHVNIIAALAAMDGRPADLAEATESRYASSPFFLWRNA, encoded by the coding sequence ATGGCACAGCTCGTGATGGCCGCGGCGACGCCGCACAATCCGTTGCTCTGGCGCACCATGCACGAGCCGATGCCCGACGATCTGCGGGGCGTCGCCGACAACTTCGCTCTTATCGGGCGCACGATGCGTGAGCTCGGCGTCGACGTCATCGTCGAGGTGGGAACCGACCACGTGCGCCAGTTCTACTCCGACAACTGCCCGGCGTTCATCATCGGCAAGGCCGACAGCTACCACGGCACCTTCGAGAACGAGGTGCGGACCTTCGGCATGGAGTACTGCGAAGTGCAGGGCCACCGTGAGCTCGCCGACCACATCGCAGGTCGCACCGTGCTCACCGATGCGATCGACTTCGCGGTGAGCCACGAGTGGAGGCTCGACCACGGCTTCATCATCCCGCTCGCCTACACGACTCCCGACTTCGACATCCCCGTCGTGCCGATTCACGTCAATGCGACGCTCCCGCCCCTGCCACGGCCCGAGCGGTTCGCGGTGCTCGGCCGCCACATCGCCGAGAGTGTGCGCACCTGGGAGTCCGACGCGCGCGTTGCTCTGTTGACGTCCGGTCACATGGCCACCGAAATCGGCGGCCCGCGGCAGTTCATGGGCGCGGGCTCGCCCGATCCTGACTTCGATCGCGATGCCGTGCGGTGGTTCCGTGACGGAGACCTCGAAGCCGCCATCGCCGGGTGCACCTACGAACGCATCATGGCGGCGGGCAACGTCACCTACCAGCACGTCAACATCATCGCGGCGCTCGCCGCGATGGATGGCCGCCCTGCTGACCTCGCTGAGGCCACTGAGTCGCGCTACGCGTCGAGCCCTTTCTTCCTGTGGAGGAACGCATGA
- a CDS encoding amidohydrolase family protein: MSIPDDLVAIDVHTHPQTAEFIAAMGQRHAQMSKHFGRERPVVSFAEQADAYRERKMMAVIVNSDSETTSGIKGAPNDLLGRAQAEHPDVFLAFAGIDPWKGVAAIEEIKRMHGEYGIKGVGELNPSRQKFLANDPRFSPLWQTCSDLGLVVMFHSGFPGAGAGTPGGGGYRLENAKPVPYIDDVAADFPDLKIISAHPAWPWHLENLAMVWHKSNVYLDLSGWAPKYLPPEVVRYADSLISDRVLFGSDWPVMTADRWMDEFEALPFKPESRRKILLDNARTLFGL, translated from the coding sequence GTGAGCATTCCCGACGACCTCGTCGCGATCGACGTGCACACCCACCCGCAGACGGCGGAGTTCATCGCCGCCATGGGGCAGCGCCACGCGCAGATGTCGAAGCACTTCGGCCGCGAGCGGCCCGTCGTGAGCTTCGCGGAGCAGGCAGATGCCTATCGCGAGCGCAAGATGATGGCCGTCATCGTCAACTCTGACTCCGAGACTACGAGCGGCATCAAGGGTGCGCCGAACGACCTGTTGGGCCGAGCGCAGGCCGAGCATCCCGATGTCTTTCTCGCCTTCGCCGGCATCGACCCCTGGAAGGGTGTTGCGGCGATCGAAGAGATCAAGCGCATGCACGGCGAGTACGGCATCAAGGGCGTCGGCGAACTCAACCCCTCGCGGCAGAAGTTTCTCGCAAACGACCCCCGCTTCTCCCCGCTGTGGCAGACCTGCAGCGATCTCGGGCTCGTCGTGATGTTCCACAGCGGCTTCCCGGGCGCGGGCGCCGGAACGCCGGGTGGTGGAGGCTACCGTCTCGAGAACGCGAAGCCCGTGCCCTACATCGATGACGTCGCCGCCGACTTCCCCGACCTCAAGATCATCAGTGCGCACCCTGCGTGGCCATGGCACCTCGAGAACCTCGCGATGGTCTGGCACAAGTCGAACGTGTACCTCGACCTCTCGGGCTGGGCGCCGAAGTACCTTCCGCCGGAAGTCGTGCGATACGCGGACTCCCTCATCAGCGACCGCGTGCTCTTCGGCTCCGATTGGCCCGTCATGACCGCCGACCGCTGGATGGACGAGTTCGAGGCGCTGCCCTTCAAACCGGAGTCGCGACGCAAGATCCTGCTCGACAACGCACGCACGCTCTTCGGGCTGTAA
- a CDS encoding CaiB/BaiF CoA transferase family protein produces MSPDPTPAGPLAGIRVIELGQYIAGPYAAKLLGDMGADVIKVEAPEGDPMRRWEGKSGYSPQFAAYNRNKRSIVLDLKSAEGLDALLALADDADILLENFRPGVADRLGFGPAVLAARNPRLITCAITGFGPTGPLASRPSYDTVISAVGGMYSQIVPAESVRPLGPAFSDLLAGQAAAQAVLASLVARASSGRGESISVPMVGALIDFLTESASTYLQTGAISHPDSRPRRAQAYGFTDVDGRAFIVHLSVPEKFWTGLLEVVERPDLATDDRFSSREGRVRHYDELDAELKAVMSTRTRAEWFARLEAADIPHGPLNTVADLFDDPQIASMGLVESLELPDGSTIDIPRHSVDFSRSKRPVYRAAPLLGADTDAVLTDLATQGALS; encoded by the coding sequence ATGTCTCCTGATCCCACGCCGGCTGGCCCGCTCGCCGGCATCCGTGTCATCGAGCTCGGCCAGTACATCGCCGGACCCTACGCGGCGAAGCTGCTGGGCGACATGGGCGCCGATGTCATCAAGGTCGAGGCGCCCGAGGGCGACCCGATGCGCCGGTGGGAGGGCAAGTCGGGCTACAGCCCGCAGTTCGCCGCCTACAACCGCAACAAGCGATCCATCGTGCTCGATCTCAAGAGTGCTGAGGGGCTGGATGCCCTTCTCGCGCTCGCGGACGACGCCGACATCCTGCTCGAGAACTTCCGGCCGGGTGTTGCCGACCGACTCGGCTTCGGCCCGGCCGTGCTCGCCGCCCGCAACCCGCGACTCATCACCTGCGCCATCACGGGGTTCGGGCCAACCGGTCCCCTCGCCAGCCGACCCAGCTATGACACCGTGATCTCGGCTGTCGGCGGCATGTACAGCCAGATCGTGCCCGCCGAGTCGGTGCGCCCGCTCGGCCCGGCATTCTCCGACCTCCTCGCGGGCCAAGCCGCAGCGCAGGCGGTGCTCGCCTCACTCGTCGCTCGGGCTTCGAGCGGCCGGGGCGAGAGCATCTCTGTGCCCATGGTGGGCGCTCTCATCGACTTCCTCACCGAGTCGGCCTCGACTTATCTGCAGACCGGTGCCATCTCGCACCCCGACTCGCGACCTCGACGCGCGCAGGCATACGGATTCACCGATGTCGATGGCCGTGCCTTCATCGTGCACTTGTCGGTGCCGGAGAAGTTCTGGACGGGACTGCTCGAGGTCGTCGAGCGACCCGACCTCGCGACCGACGATCGTTTCTCGTCTCGCGAGGGCCGTGTGCGCCACTACGACGAGCTCGACGCCGAGCTCAAGGCCGTCATGAGCACGCGCACGCGCGCCGAGTGGTTCGCCAGGCTCGAGGCGGCTGACATCCCTCACGGGCCGCTCAACACGGTGGCCGACCTCTTCGACGATCCGCAGATCGCGTCGATGGGGCTCGTTGAGAGCCTCGAACTGCCGGACGGCAGCACGATTGACATCCCTCGTCACTCCGTCGACTTCTCACGGTCGAAGCGCCCTGTGTATCGAGCCGCACCACTGCTCGGTGCCGATACCGACGCCGTGCTGACCGATCTCGCTACTCAAGGAGCCCTCTCGTGA
- a CDS encoding alcohol dehydrogenase catalytic domain-containing protein — MAGIGPGASAALPRIPGIDPVGVIHAVGHGVNAARIGEPVVVKPNIPCGSCDFCSRGSEARCPQQTVIGVHRDGGAAEYVAVPAASAIPRGELDAALAVGMLHSLPIVLQALRAAGDVHTGQTVVISGATGVLGDVAAQYARHRGARVVAVSRRPAPALDGVESIVADSSEIVARVRELAPDGVDLALDTTGSADVASALLGVLGWGATLSVCSASVSTDLRVDLRRFYLGRHRLVGSASADYADIRDAIALTASGAVVPRIDSRYPLATITSAYERFSHPDRLGKVVIDVS, encoded by the coding sequence ATCGCTGGCATCGGTCCCGGGGCGTCCGCCGCTTTGCCCCGCATTCCTGGCATCGATCCGGTCGGCGTGATCCACGCCGTCGGTCACGGCGTCAACGCCGCCCGAATCGGTGAGCCTGTCGTTGTCAAGCCGAACATCCCGTGCGGTTCATGCGACTTCTGCAGTCGCGGGTCTGAGGCGCGCTGCCCTCAGCAGACCGTGATCGGCGTGCATCGCGACGGCGGAGCAGCCGAGTACGTCGCCGTGCCTGCCGCCAGCGCCATCCCGCGCGGTGAGCTCGATGCGGCGCTCGCCGTCGGCATGCTTCACAGCCTCCCCATCGTGCTGCAGGCGCTTCGCGCGGCCGGCGATGTGCACACGGGGCAGACGGTCGTCATCTCCGGCGCGACAGGGGTCCTCGGTGACGTCGCGGCGCAGTACGCGCGACACCGCGGAGCGCGAGTCGTGGCCGTCTCCCGTCGACCCGCCCCCGCACTCGACGGAGTCGAATCGATCGTGGCGGATTCTTCGGAGATCGTCGCCCGCGTGCGCGAGCTCGCACCCGACGGAGTCGACCTCGCACTCGACACGACCGGGAGCGCCGATGTCGCGAGCGCTCTGCTCGGTGTGCTCGGCTGGGGCGCAACGCTCTCCGTGTGCTCGGCGAGTGTCTCCACCGATCTGCGGGTAGACCTCCGCCGCTTCTACCTCGGTCGGCACCGTCTCGTCGGCTCGGCAAGCGCCGACTACGCCGATATCCGTGATGCCATTGCGCTCACCGCGTCGGGTGCCGTCGTGCCTCGTATCGACAGCCGCTACCCGCTCGCCACGATCACCAGCGCCTACGAGCGCTTCTCGCACCCTGACCGACTCGGAAAGGTCGTCATCGATGTCTCCTGA
- a CDS encoding amidohydrolase family protein produces the protein MTEVTLLRGGYVLTLDDELGEIPDADVLLIDGGIAEVGVDLQAPEGADEVDCRGMLVMPGFIDTHQHLWNSFFRGLTTGVGERAYFPVKRRLAALVTADDTAAATLAALWESAASGITSVVDWHHNLRSPDYAEATAAAHRVSGLRTRLAYGNPDAWDATRTADLDDLERWASAGVGPLSDLGLAVRGPTRSEPAVLAAEWEAAARLGLPMTMHMGGRRSDVDRYADLRAMDSAGLLVPALQVVHAVDADEEELRLLAHRGVSISLSPATELGSMGAPPIVAALDAGVQLSLSTDSLALPARADMFEQMRTVVRLGNARGGAPVTPRTALSLATREGARDLGWDHVVGRVRPGLRADIVVVDARRLGFAVALDPVLSLVMACGVEDVHHVLVDGRWVKRGGVDLTGLDAARARSHAALRALLARAGWAVGGTGEGDVAVAGQGTE, from the coding sequence ATGACTGAGGTGACGCTCCTGCGGGGCGGGTACGTGCTGACCCTCGACGACGAGCTCGGCGAGATACCCGACGCCGACGTGCTGCTCATTGACGGCGGCATCGCGGAGGTCGGCGTCGACCTGCAAGCGCCCGAGGGTGCCGACGAGGTCGACTGCCGCGGCATGCTCGTGATGCCAGGATTCATCGACACGCATCAGCACCTCTGGAACTCGTTCTTCCGGGGTCTCACCACGGGGGTCGGCGAGCGTGCCTACTTTCCGGTGAAGCGCCGGCTGGCAGCGCTCGTCACTGCCGATGACACTGCGGCGGCGACGCTCGCGGCATTGTGGGAGTCGGCAGCAAGCGGCATCACGTCTGTCGTGGACTGGCACCACAACCTGCGTTCCCCTGACTATGCCGAGGCGACGGCGGCCGCGCATCGAGTGAGCGGTCTTCGCACGCGGCTCGCCTATGGCAATCCCGACGCCTGGGACGCGACCAGGACGGCCGATCTCGACGACCTCGAGCGATGGGCGAGCGCCGGAGTCGGGCCATTGAGCGATCTCGGGCTCGCCGTGCGTGGGCCCACCCGTTCTGAGCCGGCGGTGCTCGCCGCCGAGTGGGAGGCGGCAGCACGCCTCGGGCTGCCGATGACCATGCACATGGGCGGTCGTCGATCCGACGTCGACCGCTATGCCGATCTTCGCGCGATGGATTCTGCGGGTCTTCTCGTGCCGGCGCTTCAGGTCGTTCACGCGGTCGATGCCGACGAGGAGGAGCTGAGATTGCTCGCTCATCGAGGTGTCTCCATCTCGCTGAGTCCTGCGACCGAGCTCGGATCGATGGGGGCACCTCCGATCGTCGCTGCCCTCGATGCCGGAGTGCAGCTGAGCCTGTCGACCGACTCGCTCGCGCTGCCCGCTCGCGCCGACATGTTCGAGCAGATGCGCACGGTGGTCCGCCTCGGCAACGCTCGTGGTGGCGCCCCTGTGACCCCTCGCACGGCGCTGTCGCTCGCGACGCGCGAGGGCGCCCGCGACCTGGGGTGGGACCACGTGGTCGGACGGGTGCGGCCGGGGCTTCGGGCTGACATCGTGGTGGTGGATGCTCGACGACTCGGATTCGCCGTCGCTCTCGACCCCGTGCTCTCGCTCGTCATGGCCTGCGGTGTCGAAGACGTGCATCATGTCCTCGTGGATGGCCGTTGGGTGAAACGTGGGGGAGTCGACCTCACCGGGCTCGACGCCGCGCGAGCACGGTCGCACGCTGCGCTGCGCGCACTACTCGCCCGCGCAGGCTGGGCGGTCGGAGGAACGGGCGAGGGGGACGTCGCGGTGGCTGGACAGGGAACCGAGTAA
- a CDS encoding OsmC family protein: MDELRSRIAADPEAGIMRPWLRATIVEGVHGAAEFEQYGRSHRFESDEAIERGGSGSAPSPLRYLLAALAFCSQGWIAKEFAERSVDARTDTVDARTMIDMAGELGIGAAAPHPPWFVLDIACASDAVDDGALIEAVRAGVARCPVASLLAAAVPLRLLVRQGDSILLDEREDSMRSDDERELSR, from the coding sequence ATGGATGAGCTCCGATCGCGCATCGCTGCCGACCCGGAGGCGGGCATCATGCGTCCGTGGTTGCGCGCGACGATCGTGGAGGGCGTGCATGGTGCAGCCGAGTTCGAGCAGTACGGGCGGTCGCACCGATTCGAGAGCGATGAAGCGATCGAGCGCGGAGGTTCCGGCTCTGCGCCGAGCCCCCTGCGCTATCTGCTCGCCGCCCTCGCGTTCTGCTCGCAGGGCTGGATCGCGAAAGAGTTCGCCGAGCGGTCGGTCGACGCACGCACCGACACCGTGGATGCTCGCACCATGATCGACATGGCGGGCGAGCTCGGCATCGGTGCCGCGGCGCCGCACCCGCCGTGGTTCGTGCTGGACATCGCGTGCGCGTCCGACGCCGTCGACGACGGCGCGCTGATCGAGGCCGTCCGCGCAGGAGTGGCTCGGTGCCCCGTGGCCTCGCTGCTCGCCGCGGCGGTGCCACTGAGGCTGCTCGTGCGGCAAGGGGACAGCATCCTGCTGGATGAACGCGAGGACAGTATGCGCAGTGACGACGAGCGCGAGCTGTCGCGATGA
- a CDS encoding ABC transporter substrate-binding protein, translated as MSTLSRKWGVAVVAGVSAAALLAGCTAPADPGTEEPAGGVTFPEGEIGPAEDADITVAIPFPDITMYSMYEVATAKGWYEEEGLTVEVITADNVAAAVSSGSADIGVDSAGTVIEAIRGGVEAELLSGHYCRQNFDFAVQPDITSVEQLDGTAVVLAGQAGDPAEFQRALALKEAGWDLSTVNVEIVYPGPDSATWREFFVNDRVSLIPFYGDDRPALEEYGANIVVESLQNWANDFHMAGSAWLQENPNSAVRFLRATMKAVDFMVAPSAGEVPTNKDEVLDIFEAADFDVADLRVQDNPWVLDGHLACPNLYVDEEAWQITIDTQSLQPLDFDENVDLGYLLKAQELLGIDNEGPSEIAYP; from the coding sequence ATGAGCACACTGTCCCGCAAGTGGGGAGTCGCCGTCGTCGCCGGCGTCTCCGCCGCAGCGCTGTTGGCCGGCTGCACCGCCCCGGCCGACCCCGGAACCGAAGAACCGGCCGGTGGGGTCACCTTCCCCGAAGGCGAGATCGGTCCCGCCGAAGACGCCGACATCACCGTCGCCATCCCTTTCCCCGACATCACGATGTACTCGATGTACGAGGTCGCCACGGCGAAGGGCTGGTACGAGGAGGAGGGTCTCACCGTCGAGGTGATCACCGCCGACAACGTCGCCGCTGCCGTGTCGAGCGGAAGTGCCGACATCGGCGTCGACAGCGCCGGCACCGTGATCGAGGCGATTCGCGGTGGCGTCGAGGCCGAGCTGCTCAGTGGTCACTACTGCCGCCAGAACTTCGACTTCGCCGTGCAGCCCGACATCACCTCGGTCGAGCAACTCGATGGCACCGCCGTCGTGCTCGCTGGTCAGGCTGGTGACCCCGCCGAGTTCCAGCGTGCACTCGCACTCAAGGAAGCCGGTTGGGACCTCTCGACGGTCAACGTCGAGATCGTCTATCCCGGCCCCGACTCGGCCACCTGGCGCGAGTTCTTCGTCAACGACCGGGTCAGCCTGATCCCGTTCTACGGCGACGACCGTCCGGCGCTCGAGGAGTACGGGGCGAACATCGTGGTGGAGTCGCTGCAGAACTGGGCGAACGACTTCCACATGGCCGGCTCGGCATGGCTGCAGGAGAACCCCAACAGCGCCGTGCGCTTCTTGCGCGCGACGATGAAGGCTGTCGACTTCATGGTGGCCCCCAGCGCCGGCGAGGTCCCGACGAACAAGGACGAGGTGCTCGACATCTTCGAGGCCGCTGACTTCGACGTCGCCGACCTGCGCGTGCAGGACAACCCGTGGGTTCTCGACGGCCACCTGGCCTGCCCGAACCTCTACGTGGACGAGGAGGCCTGGCAGATCACGATCGACACCCAGAGCCTGCAGCCGCTCGACTTCGATGAGAACGTCGACCTCGGCTACCTGCTGAAGGCTCAGGAGCTGCTGGGCATCGACAACGAAGGACCCAGCGAGATCGCCTACCCGTAG
- a CDS encoding RidA family protein — MHRETVVPEGIYAPTWDFSQAVKIVDPGSLVYLSGIMGYRPDGTMPDGIVAQSEQLWQNLGAVMAAAGGTLADIIKVTVYVGESYLDHRAELRAVRSQYFSEPFPASTLVQVAGFANPEYLIEVEAVAALA, encoded by the coding sequence ATGCACCGTGAGACGGTGGTGCCCGAGGGGATCTACGCGCCCACGTGGGACTTCAGCCAAGCGGTCAAGATCGTTGACCCCGGATCGCTGGTGTACCTCAGCGGCATCATGGGCTATCGCCCCGACGGCACGATGCCCGACGGCATCGTCGCGCAGTCGGAACAGCTCTGGCAGAACCTCGGAGCCGTCATGGCCGCTGCGGGTGGCACTCTGGCCGACATCATCAAGGTGACGGTCTACGTCGGCGAGAGCTACCTGGACCACCGCGCCGAACTGCGTGCCGTGCGCTCGCAGTACTTCTCGGAGCCCTTCCCGGCCAGCACACTCGTGCAGGTCGCCGGCTTCGCGAATCCCGAGTACCTCATCGAAGTCGAGGCGGTTGCCGCGCTCGCCTGA